From the Brassica napus cultivar Da-Ae chromosome A8, Da-Ae, whole genome shotgun sequence genome, one window contains:
- the LOC106360984 gene encoding calcium permeable stress-gated cation channel 1: protein MATLQDIGVSAGINILSAFIFFIIFAILRLQPFNDRVYFSKWYLKGLRSSPTRGGAFVQRFVNLDLRAYLKFLNWMPQALKMPEPELIDHAGLDSVVYLRIYWLGLKIFAPIAVLAWAVLVPVNWTNDTLELANQLRNVTSSDIDKLSVSNIPDYSMRFWTHIVMAYAFTIWTCYVLMKEYETIANMRLQFLASEARRPDQFTVLVRNVPPDADETVSELVEHFFLVNHPDHYLTHQVVCNANKLADLVEKKKKLQNWLDYYQLKYARNNTQRIMVKLGFLGLWGQRVDAIDHYIAEIDKTSKEIAKEREEVVNDPKSIMPAAFVSFKTRWAAAVCAQTQQTRNPTQWLTEWAPEPRDVYWPNLAIPYVALTVRRLLMHVAFFFLTFFFIVPIAFVQSLATIEGIVKVAPFLKVIVEDDFMKSVIQGFLPGIALKLFLIFLPSILMIMAKFEGFTSISSLERRSAFRYYIFNFVNVFLASVITGAAFEQLSAFLNQSPNQIPKTIGVAIPMKATFFITYIMVDGWAGVAGEILMLKPLVMFHLKNTFLVKTEKDREEAMDPGSIGFNTGEPRIQLYFLLGLVYAPVTPMLLPFILIFFALAYIVYRHQIINVYNQEYESAAAFWPDVHGRVIAALIISQVLLMGLLGTKHAALAAPFLIALPVLTIGFHRFCKGRYEPAFVRYPLQEAKMKDTLESAREPNLNLKGYLQSAYVHPVFKGGEDDDDDDDYGDDKLGKFEDEAIIVPTKRQSRRNTPAPSRISGESSPSLPFSGKEV from the exons ATGGCTACACTTCAGGACATTGGTGTATCAGCTGGGATAAACATCCTGAGtgcattcattttcttcataatCTTTGCAATTCTGAGGCTCCAGCCCTTTAACGACAGAGTTTACTTCTCCAAATGGTACCTCAAGGGGTTAAGAAGCAGCCCTACTCGTGGTGGCGCCTTTGTGCAGCGCTTTGTCAACCTTGACTTGAGGGCTTACTTGAAGTTCCTGAACTGGATGCCTCAGGCTCTCAAGATGCCTGAGCCTGAGCTCATCGATCATGCCGGTTTGGATTCTGTTGTGTATCTCAGGATTTACTGGCTGGG GCTTAAGATCTTTGCTCCAATAGCAGTGCTGGCCTGGGCAGTTCTTGTGCCGGTGAACTGGACAAACGACACATTGGAGTTGGCTAACCAGCTGAGGAATGTAACTTCGAGTGATATTGACAAATTATCTGTCTCAAATATCCCAGATTATTCAATGAG GTTTTGGACGCATATAGTGATGGCATATGCATTTACAATCTGGACTTGTTATGTGTTGATGAAAGAGTATGAGACAATTGCTAACATGAGGCTCCAGTTTCTTGCATCAGAAGCTCGCCGACCTGACCAGTTCACT GTTCTTGTAAGAAATGTACCTCCGGACGCAGATGAAACTGTTAGTGAATTGGTGGAGCACTTTTTCCTGGTCAATCACCCTGATCATTACTTAACTCATCAG GTTGTATGCAATGCAAACAAGCTCGCTGATTTggtggaaaagaagaagaagctgcagAACTGGCTTGATTATTACCAGCTCAAATACGCTAGAAACAACACTCAGAGAATCATGGTGAAG CTTGGCTTCCTTGGTCTCTGGGGACAAAGAGTGGATGCAATAGACCACTACATAGCTGAAATAGACAAAACATCAAAAGAGATTGctaaagaaagagaagaagtggtGAATGATCCCAAGTCCATAATGCCAGCAGCTTTTGTCTCCTTCAAAACTCGTTGGGCCGCTGCTGTCTGCGCTCAAACCCAACAGACCCGGAACCCGACCCAATGGCTAACCGAATGGGCTCCAGAGCCTCGTGATGTCTATTGGCCCAATCTCGCTATACCATACGTCGCTCTCACCGTGAGAAGGCTGTTAATGCACGTTGCCTTCTTCTTCCtaaccttcttcttcatcgtaCCAATAGCCTTTGTTCAGTCCCTCGCTACCATCGAAGGGATTGTGAAAGTTGCACCCTTCTTGAAAGTCATCGTTGAGGA TGATTTCATGAAGTCAGTGATACAAGGTTTTCTCCCTGGTATAGCATTGAAGCTCTTCCTCATCTTTCTACCGTCCATCCTCATGATCATGGCCAAGTTCGAAGGCTTTACATCCATCTCATCCTTAGAGAGACGCTCAGCGTTTCGTTACTACATCTTCAACTTCGTGAACGTCTTTCTCGCTAGCGTTATCACCGGAGCCGCCTTTGAACAGCTCAGCGCTTTCCTCAACCAGTCCCCAAACCAAATCCCCAAGACCATAGGTGTTGCCATACCGATGAAAGCGACGTTCTTCATCACGTACATAATGGTCGACGGTTGGGCGGGAGTAGCTGGAGAGATCCTGATGCTGAAGCCTCTGGTTATGTTCCATCTCAAGAACACGTTCTTGGTCAAGACTGAGAAAGACAGAGAGGAGGCGATGGATCCAGGAAGCATTGGTTTTAATACCGGAGAGCCGAGGATACAGCTTTACTTCCTTCTCGGTCTTGTCTACGCTCCTGTGACGCCGATGCTTCTTCCTTTCATCTTGATCTTCTTTGCACTTGCTTACATTGTGTATCGTCATCAA ATCATAAATGTATACAACCAAGAATACGAGAGCGCTGCAGCGTTTTGGCCAGACGTTCACGGACGTGTCATAGCGGCGTTGATAATATCTCAGGTGCTTCTCATGGGTCTGTTGGGGACTAAACACGCTGCGTTAGCTGCACCCTTTCTCATCGCTTTGCCTGTGCTCACCATCGGTTTCCACCGCTTCTGCAAAGGCCGTTACGAGCCGGCGTTCGTCAGGTACCCTTTGCaggaagctaagatgaaagatACGTTGGAGAGCGCGAGGGAGCCGAACCTGAACCTGAAAGGGTACTTGCAGAGTGCTTACGTTCATCCGGTTTTCAAAGGaggtgaagatgatgatgatgatgatgactatGGTGATGATAAGCTCGGGAAGTTTGAGGACGAAGCCATCATCGTTCCAACCAAACGTCAGTCGCGGAGGAATACTCCGGCTCCTAGCAGAATCAGTGGAGAGTCTTCGCCGTCTTTGCCCTTTAGTGGTAAAGAAGTCTAG